Proteins encoded by one window of Lathyrus oleraceus cultivar Zhongwan6 chromosome 1, CAAS_Psat_ZW6_1.0, whole genome shotgun sequence:
- the LOC127098588 gene encoding uncharacterized protein LOC127098588, with protein MKRRRCCIEFFFTVVHLALISHTSKGAWVDFLKNLRWSQNLSSLTAEALVWYLPTTNIDQVIMSCGDFSNVPLTDPRGCINYNPSLAMTQFGYLIENEPRDELLKDFILPGLGTENPTLLKKVKQAWTQIHCKGKELGKRDCRAKEPYLQWIPPSEPEPVYASKEEVYALKATIPQLIKENKDLRLKLPALDRDHAKLKRKSEEDIELLSESRKMEKIKENLKDKYQDSLTQAYMGLISLRK; from the exons ATGAAAAGAAGAAGGTGCTGTATTGAGTTTTTCTTCACTGTTGTACACTTGGCTCTTATCTCACATACCTCAAAAGGGGCTTGGGTAGATTTCTTGAAGAACTTGAGGTGGTCCCAAAACCTTTCTTCCCTTACTGCTGAAGCTTTGGTTTGGTACCTTCCTACCACCAACATAGATCAGgttatcatgagttgtggagatTTCTCGAATGTGCCACTCACAGATCCAcgaggttgcatcaattacaacccttCATTGGCCATGACGCAGTTTGGGTATCTGATAGAGAATGAACCTAGGGATGAATTACTAAAGGACTTCATCTTGCCCGGTCTGGGAACAGAGAACCCAACTCTATTGAAAAAGGTTAAGCAAGCTTGGACTCAAATTCATTGTAAAGGTAAGGAGCTAGGAAAACGTGATTGTCGAGCTAAGGAGCCGTATCTCCAATGG ATCCCTCCCTCAGAACCAGAGCCTGTATATGCTTCCAAGGAGGAAGTATATGCATTGAAAGCGACTATCCCACAGTTAATCAAAGAAAACAAAGACTTGCGATTAAAGCTTCCTGCATTGGATAGAGATCATGCTAAGTTGAAAAGAAAGAGTGAAGAAGATATCGAGCTTTTATCAGAAAGCAGAAAGATGGAAAAAATTAAGGAGAACCTCAAAGATAAATACCAAGATAGTTTAACTCAAGCATATATGGGGCTAATTTCCCTCCGAAAATAG